Proteins found in one Mucilaginibacter inviolabilis genomic segment:
- a CDS encoding DUF932 domain-containing protein, translating into MAHNINFNEQTGQHSFFSVKQKAWHGLGQIVQDYPTSKEALQFAGLDYEVIKSPLFTQSRGMTVGNGGELISGMDIAVPNYYATMRTDNNAVLGVVGRDYSIVQNRDAFSFFDAIVGGDGMQYETAGALGNGERIFITAKLPGYIKVGSDDYIEKYLFLTTSHDGSGSITAAFTPVRIVCQNTLGAALRNSSNTIKIRHTANAEDRLKEAHKVMGISNKMADELDGIFNQWTKVRITDKDVMKLIQQAMAPSKEVLKSLKTGEELSTVLKNICDNAFMYAMASPTQQTETTKGTLFGAFNAITGYFQNVKEYKDDEAKVKSIIGGTGQLRTQAAFDLCLGYAKNGAEALTLN; encoded by the coding sequence ATGGCACATAATATCAATTTCAACGAGCAAACAGGACAGCATAGTTTTTTCAGCGTAAAGCAAAAGGCATGGCACGGGTTAGGGCAAATCGTACAGGATTACCCCACCAGTAAGGAAGCATTGCAATTTGCAGGGCTTGATTACGAGGTTATCAAATCTCCCTTGTTTACCCAAAGCAGGGGAATGACCGTAGGCAACGGGGGCGAATTAATTTCAGGGATGGACATTGCCGTTCCTAACTACTATGCCACCATGCGCACCGATAACAATGCCGTATTGGGGGTAGTTGGCAGGGATTACAGCATTGTACAAAACCGGGACGCATTCAGCTTTTTTGATGCCATTGTTGGCGGGGACGGGATGCAATACGAAACCGCAGGGGCATTAGGCAACGGTGAACGCATTTTTATTACCGCCAAACTCCCCGGCTATATCAAAGTCGGTAGCGATGATTATATTGAAAAATATCTTTTCCTCACCACTTCGCACGATGGTTCGGGCAGTATCACCGCAGCTTTTACCCCCGTTAGAATTGTCTGCCAAAATACCCTCGGCGCTGCACTCCGTAACAGCTCCAATACGATTAAGATACGGCACACCGCCAATGCAGAGGACAGGCTGAAAGAAGCCCACAAGGTTATGGGCATATCCAACAAAATGGCCGATGAACTGGACGGCATCTTTAACCAATGGACAAAGGTGCGCATCACCGATAAGGACGTCATGAAGCTGATACAGCAGGCAATGGCACCGAGCAAGGAAGTACTAAAAAGCCTGAAAACAGGGGAGGAACTTTCAACCGTTCTTAAAAACATCTGCGATAACGCCTTTATGTACGCAATGGCAAGCCCCACCCAACAGACCGAAACGACCAAAGGGACTTTGTTCGGGGCATTCAACGCCATCACAGGCTACTTCCAAAATGTCAAGGAATACAAGGACGATGAAGCCAAAGTAAAATCCATCATAGGCGGTACAGGACAACTGCGCACACAGGCTGCATTCGACCTATGCCTCGGCTATGCCAAAAACGGGGCAGAAGCATTAACCCTCAATTAG
- a CDS encoding single-stranded DNA-binding protein, producing MLFTGRLTANAAVNAVKGDKQVINFTVAINQRWKNKAGEKKEKTAFVDCAYWRNSGVAEYLTKGAVVEISGWMEAQGYQSKKDGIKARLICTCDTIKLFSLVAKAEPKAEKKETAPYTTGAGADEDDLPF from the coding sequence ATGCTATTCACAGGAAGATTAACCGCAAACGCAGCAGTAAATGCGGTCAAAGGGGACAAACAGGTCATCAATTTTACCGTAGCCATTAACCAAAGATGGAAAAACAAAGCGGGTGAAAAAAAGGAAAAAACCGCATTCGTTGACTGCGCCTACTGGCGCAATTCGGGCGTAGCCGAATACCTCACCAAGGGCGCAGTAGTGGAAATTTCGGGCTGGATGGAAGCACAGGGCTACCAAAGCAAAAAGGACGGCATCAAGGCAAGGCTGATTTGCACCTGCGACACCATCAAGCTTTTTTCATTGGTGGCCAAAGCCGAGCCAAAAGCCGAAAAAAAGGAAACCGCACCTTATACCACGGGCGCAGGGGCAGACGAGGACGATTTGCCATTCTAA
- the feoB gene encoding ferrous iron transport protein B → MKIDLKVALIGNPNTGKSSLFNALTGMNQKVGNFPGVTVEKKTGLAKLPEGRTAQIIDLPGTYSLYPKSKDEAIVLEVLADTQNSGHPDLLIFIADASNLKRNLLLYTQVADLKIPVIIALNMMDMADRNGIRIDIDALANKLGVRIIPISARNGKGIMELKQAIAEANHIPLQADTIDLDSLYPGLITRIIQDVNVSNPYLALQLVYQYPYISYLKSEEIEKLKQLEKEYDINPSKAQAKETIARYEFINDVLYDTVQRDSKPSQENYSNRIDKILTHKFGGFAIFLLILFLIFQAIFTWAKVPMDLISSFFVTLTNLLSDHLPPGPLTQLITNGVLPGLSGVLVFIPQIAILFIFISILEDTGYMARVTFMMDKIMRKVGLNGKSVIPIIGGLACAVPSIMSTRSIENWKDRIITILVTPLITCSARLPVYTLLISLIVPQRMVWGFISLQGIALMMMYLLGFFSAFIVAWVMKKIIKSGQKGYFIMELPVYQWPRWKNVGLTMLQKVKAFAFQAGKVIIAVSIILWVLASYAPPGRFAAIEHYYQTQRSSKKVPALESDKLVASAKLEASYAGILGKTIEPVIRPLGYDWKIGIALITSFAAREVFVGTMATIYSADGDAHHQEAILQKIKKAKNPDTGLPVFTTAVGFSLLIFYAFAMQCMSTMVVVYKETNALKWPVIQFLYMTGLAYLLSFGVYQLLK, encoded by the coding sequence GTGAAAATTGATCTTAAAGTTGCCTTGATCGGCAACCCGAATACCGGAAAATCGTCCTTATTTAATGCTTTGACCGGCATGAATCAAAAAGTGGGAAACTTTCCAGGAGTTACCGTTGAAAAAAAAACAGGACTTGCAAAATTGCCTGAAGGCCGGACCGCACAGATTATCGATCTTCCTGGAACCTATAGCCTATACCCAAAGAGTAAAGATGAAGCCATCGTATTAGAGGTATTAGCAGATACGCAAAACAGCGGACACCCTGATCTCCTGATATTCATCGCGGATGCTTCCAATTTAAAACGGAACCTCCTATTGTACACACAGGTCGCCGATTTAAAGATTCCGGTGATCATTGCCTTGAACATGATGGATATGGCTGATCGTAATGGCATAAGAATAGACATTGACGCACTTGCAAACAAACTCGGCGTGAGAATTATTCCGATATCAGCAAGAAACGGCAAAGGAATTATGGAATTGAAACAAGCGATTGCAGAAGCAAACCATATACCTTTACAAGCGGATACGATTGATCTGGATAGTTTATATCCCGGTTTAATTACGCGAATAATTCAGGATGTCAATGTCAGCAATCCTTACCTGGCATTACAATTAGTTTATCAATACCCTTATATCAGCTACCTGAAATCTGAAGAAATAGAAAAACTTAAGCAATTAGAAAAAGAATACGACATCAATCCCTCCAAAGCACAGGCAAAGGAAACTATTGCCAGGTATGAATTTATCAACGATGTTTTATATGATACGGTTCAACGAGACAGCAAACCCTCGCAGGAGAACTACAGCAATCGGATCGATAAAATTTTGACGCATAAATTTGGAGGCTTTGCAATTTTTTTACTGATTTTATTCCTGATCTTTCAGGCTATTTTTACCTGGGCCAAAGTCCCCATGGACCTGATCTCTTCTTTTTTTGTTACCCTGACAAACCTGTTAAGTGATCATTTACCCCCGGGGCCGTTAACGCAATTGATCACCAACGGGGTATTGCCCGGCTTAAGCGGTGTGTTGGTATTCATACCACAGATCGCTATCCTTTTCATTTTCATCTCGATATTAGAAGATACCGGTTACATGGCCAGGGTAACTTTCATGATGGATAAGATCATGCGGAAAGTTGGGCTAAACGGAAAATCCGTTATTCCGATTATCGGTGGGCTGGCCTGCGCCGTTCCATCCATCATGAGCACACGTAGTATTGAGAATTGGAAAGATCGCATCATTACCATTTTGGTGACCCCTTTAATCACATGTTCCGCTAGGTTACCCGTATACACATTGCTAATCTCTTTGATCGTGCCGCAGCGTATGGTATGGGGTTTTATCAGTTTGCAGGGCATCGCATTGATGATGATGTACTTGTTGGGTTTCTTTTCAGCGTTTATCGTAGCCTGGGTGATGAAAAAGATCATTAAATCCGGGCAAAAAGGCTATTTTATTATGGAATTGCCGGTTTACCAGTGGCCGAGATGGAAAAATGTCGGCTTAACAATGCTACAGAAAGTAAAGGCGTTTGCTTTCCAGGCTGGGAAGGTGATTATTGCTGTCTCCATCATTCTCTGGGTGCTCGCCAGTTATGCTCCTCCAGGCCGGTTTGCCGCAATAGAACATTATTATCAAACACAGCGGTCCAGTAAAAAAGTCCCTGCCTTAGAAAGTGACAAGCTGGTCGCTTCAGCGAAATTAGAAGCGTCTTATGCAGGGATACTGGGTAAGACGATTGAACCTGTCATCAGGCCGTTGGGTTATGACTGGAAAATTGGCATCGCCTTGATCACCTCTTTTGCAGCAAGAGAGGTATTTGTTGGTACCATGGCAACTATTTACAGTGCCGATGGTGACGCCCACCATCAGGAAGCGATCCTGCAAAAAATAAAAAAAGCCAAAAACCCCGATACCGGTTTGCCTGTTTTCACTACGGCTGTAGGTTTCTCGCTTTTGATCTTTTACGCATTTGCTATGCAGTGTATGAGTACTATGGTCGTTGTTTACAAGGAAACCAACGCATTAAAATGGCCGGTAATTCAATTTTTGTACATGACAGGCTTGGCCTATCTGCTAAGTTTTGGTGTTTACCAGCTTCTTAAATGA
- a CDS encoding CusA/CzcA family heavy metal efflux RND transporter, whose amino-acid sequence MLNKIIEFSIKNKFIIGLMTLGLILWGIWSAMQLPIDAVPDITNNQVQVITVTPTLASQEVEQFVTYPIEQSLANLPDVEEMRSISRFGLSVITIVFHDDVNVYFARQLVSEKLKEAESRMPQGVGSPELAPVSTGLGEIYQYIIRPKKGSEHKYTAMDLRTLQDWVVVRQLYGTPGVAEVNSFGGLLKQYEVAIDPSRLKALNISIPEIFTALEKNNQNTGGAYIDKSPNAYFIRGIGLVNSLEDVRNIVVKNTGTPVLVKDVANVRIGNAIRYGAATFNGKEEAVVGIVLLLKGSNSFSVVKQVKEKLETIKKTLPPDIEIEPFLDRTSLIDRAISTVEHNLAEGALIVIIVLVLFLGNFRAGLIVASAIPLSMLFALSLMNVFGVSANLMSLGAIDFGLIVDGAVIIVESVLHKLASHQGESKQLKYSQKEMDQTVEGSAKQLMNSAAFGQIIILIVYLPILSLQGIEGKMFRPMAMTVGFAIVGALLLSLTYIPMMSALFLSKNKVHKATFADKMMIWIQKRYDPLLNWAIKRKIAVVSVAGALMLIAFFIFSKMGGEFIPQLKEGDYSFNVLMPQGTSLTQSIKTSMQVERIIKSFPEVESVVGKTGSSEIPTDPMPPEMTDMIVKMRPEDEWKSKMDFIELREAIEKKLNVIPGVFVEGSQPIQMRFNELMTGVKQDVAIKIFGENMDTLASLAPKVGKIISSVQGATAPQIERTGGLPQINILLDRTKIANYGLNIEDVNTVISSAFAGKSAGVVFENERRFDMVIRLDTTFRTSIEDVGNLYVATPSGMQIPLSQIASINLKEGPAQISRESGKRRVVISFNVQGRDVESVVKDIQVKLNGMKLPQGYYLTYGGAFENLQKASARLKIAVPLALFLIYLLLFFAFNSFKQATLIFTAIPMSAIGGVAALLVRGMPFSISAGVGFIALFGVAVLNGIVLIGTFNQLEKEGVADVLKRVLVGTSLRLRPVLMTATVASLGFLPMALSTGAGGEVQKPLATVVIGGLITATFLTLVVLPLLYLLFAKKTKNLPGKGVVATAVIFLSFFGMSQKTYAQQIPVRGIDTSMRGNLQLKVYQLQLNKSQTLIGTANQLPKTGIFAENEDLRSGKNVDNPNGVLKIGLSQALEWPGVYKARRNLLEEQSKYDQLTINRSRLEIRRDIRKVYYTIWYLQERKNLYTKLDSIYTTTYQATRLKVRVGDVAGLDSIAAEARLRELESQIKQFNNDIRIQQQSLRQLTGSESDLFSEQGPLEKLPISAYAAAIESHPQIQLQQQNVAIADAGLRLQKQSRYPDFEGRFFSQRLYGIQNPYSGFSVTARIPIFTRGYRTMIKAAEIEKNVQEQQLNLERLNLNTAYLQAVQKLERSKASLTFYETTGLKQANAIVAAATLAYRSGEIGFAELSQFITQAIDIQRNYLDVLNDYNQAVIEVNYYINQ is encoded by the coding sequence ATGTTAAACAAAATAATAGAATTTTCGATAAAAAATAAATTTATCATAGGCCTGATGACGCTCGGCCTCATTCTTTGGGGAATATGGAGCGCAATGCAGTTGCCTATAGATGCGGTGCCCGATATTACCAATAACCAGGTACAGGTTATAACGGTCACACCAACCCTTGCTTCCCAGGAAGTGGAGCAATTTGTCACTTACCCTATAGAACAAAGTCTGGCCAATTTGCCGGACGTGGAAGAAATGAGGTCCATTTCTCGGTTTGGCCTGTCTGTAATTACGATTGTGTTCCACGACGATGTCAATGTCTATTTCGCAAGGCAGTTAGTTAGTGAGAAGCTTAAGGAGGCGGAAAGCAGGATGCCCCAGGGCGTAGGCAGCCCGGAATTAGCACCGGTAAGTACAGGCCTTGGCGAAATATACCAATACATCATCCGGCCCAAAAAGGGAAGTGAACATAAATACACAGCTATGGACCTGCGCACTTTGCAGGATTGGGTTGTTGTGCGCCAGCTTTATGGTACACCCGGTGTAGCCGAAGTTAACAGTTTCGGAGGATTATTAAAGCAATACGAAGTGGCTATTGATCCGTCCAGGTTAAAAGCACTCAACATCAGTATACCGGAAATATTCACGGCACTTGAGAAGAACAACCAGAATACAGGTGGAGCCTATATCGACAAAAGTCCCAATGCATATTTTATCCGGGGGATAGGGCTGGTCAATTCTTTAGAGGATGTCCGCAATATAGTTGTCAAAAATACAGGCACACCTGTGCTTGTTAAAGATGTAGCGAATGTTCGGATAGGAAATGCTATTCGCTACGGGGCTGCGACATTCAATGGTAAAGAAGAGGCGGTAGTTGGGATCGTCCTGCTGTTAAAAGGTTCCAACAGTTTTTCAGTGGTGAAACAGGTAAAGGAAAAACTGGAGACTATCAAAAAAACATTGCCCCCCGATATAGAGATTGAACCGTTCTTAGATAGGACAAGTTTGATTGATCGTGCGATATCGACGGTTGAACATAACTTGGCCGAAGGAGCGCTGATCGTCATTATTGTACTGGTTTTATTTTTAGGCAATTTCCGGGCTGGACTGATCGTAGCATCCGCCATTCCGTTATCCATGCTGTTTGCACTCTCTTTAATGAATGTTTTTGGCGTTTCTGCAAATCTAATGAGCTTGGGGGCAATAGATTTTGGCCTTATTGTAGATGGCGCTGTTATTATTGTGGAAAGCGTCCTGCATAAATTAGCTTCACATCAGGGGGAGTCTAAGCAATTGAAATATAGTCAAAAAGAGATGGACCAGACGGTAGAAGGAAGCGCCAAACAGTTAATGAACTCTGCAGCATTTGGCCAGATCATCATCCTCATTGTTTATCTTCCTATACTATCCTTACAGGGAATTGAAGGGAAGATGTTCAGACCAATGGCCATGACCGTAGGATTTGCTATAGTTGGCGCGCTGTTACTTTCCCTAACCTATATTCCAATGATGTCTGCGTTATTTCTTTCTAAAAATAAAGTGCATAAGGCGACTTTTGCGGATAAAATGATGATATGGATCCAAAAGCGATATGATCCGTTACTGAATTGGGCCATAAAAAGAAAGATTGCGGTTGTATCCGTTGCTGGCGCTTTGATGCTAATAGCCTTTTTCATATTCAGTAAAATGGGCGGCGAATTTATTCCCCAGTTAAAAGAAGGCGATTATTCATTTAACGTTTTAATGCCCCAGGGCACGTCACTTACCCAAAGCATTAAAACGTCTATGCAGGTAGAACGTATTATTAAAAGTTTTCCTGAAGTAGAATCTGTTGTTGGAAAAACCGGAAGTTCTGAAATCCCAACGGACCCAATGCCACCTGAAATGACCGATATGATCGTCAAGATGAGACCCGAGGATGAATGGAAATCAAAGATGGATTTTATTGAACTAAGGGAAGCTATTGAAAAAAAATTGAATGTGATTCCCGGGGTTTTTGTAGAAGGAAGCCAGCCTATTCAGATGCGTTTTAATGAACTGATGACTGGGGTGAAACAAGATGTCGCCATTAAAATATTTGGTGAAAATATGGACACGTTGGCTTCTTTAGCACCTAAAGTAGGTAAAATAATCAGTTCTGTACAAGGTGCAACCGCGCCGCAAATAGAGCGCACCGGCGGTCTCCCGCAGATCAACATCCTCCTGGATAGAACTAAGATCGCCAATTACGGTTTAAATATTGAAGATGTTAATACCGTCATCAGTTCAGCATTTGCTGGTAAATCAGCAGGAGTAGTATTTGAAAATGAACGGCGATTTGACATGGTTATCCGTTTAGATACTACATTTAGAACCTCAATAGAAGACGTAGGGAACTTGTATGTTGCCACTCCTTCCGGAATGCAAATTCCCCTGAGCCAAATTGCCAGTATTAATTTAAAAGAAGGCCCTGCCCAAATAAGCCGGGAATCCGGTAAACGGAGGGTCGTCATTAGTTTTAATGTTCAGGGCAGGGACGTTGAAAGCGTAGTGAAGGACATTCAGGTAAAATTAAATGGAATGAAACTACCCCAGGGCTATTATCTGACCTATGGAGGAGCGTTTGAAAATTTGCAGAAAGCGTCCGCAAGATTAAAGATCGCGGTTCCATTGGCCCTATTTTTAATTTATCTGTTGTTGTTCTTTGCTTTCAATTCCTTTAAGCAGGCTACACTGATCTTTACGGCAATACCAATGTCTGCCATTGGTGGTGTCGCAGCCCTGCTCGTTCGTGGCATGCCTTTTAGTATCTCGGCGGGTGTAGGCTTCATAGCGCTTTTTGGGGTTGCGGTATTGAACGGTATTGTGCTTATCGGCACATTTAATCAACTGGAGAAAGAAGGCGTAGCTGATGTTCTTAAGCGGGTGTTAGTTGGCACCAGTTTACGGTTGCGACCGGTGCTAATGACTGCTACCGTGGCTTCGCTCGGATTTTTACCTATGGCGCTTTCAACAGGTGCAGGTGGAGAGGTACAAAAACCATTAGCTACAGTAGTGATCGGAGGATTAATAACTGCTACTTTTTTAACCTTGGTCGTGCTGCCTTTATTGTATCTGCTTTTTGCAAAGAAAACGAAGAATTTGCCTGGCAAAGGTGTTGTTGCCACCGCGGTTATTTTCCTCTCATTTTTTGGCATGAGCCAAAAAACATATGCGCAGCAAATACCTGTAAGAGGTATTGACACTTCTATGCGGGGTAACCTTCAATTAAAAGTATACCAACTGCAATTGAACAAATCTCAAACCTTAATTGGAACCGCCAATCAACTTCCCAAAACAGGCATATTTGCCGAAAATGAAGATCTGCGGTCCGGAAAAAATGTCGACAATCCAAACGGCGTTTTAAAAATAGGCTTATCCCAGGCTTTGGAATGGCCGGGCGTTTATAAAGCGAGGAGAAACTTACTTGAAGAACAGTCTAAATACGACCAGCTCACGATCAATCGGTCACGTCTGGAAATTCGCCGGGATATCAGAAAAGTATATTATACGATCTGGTATTTACAGGAGCGTAAAAATCTTTATACAAAGCTGGACAGTATCTACACGACAACCTATCAGGCCACGAGGTTAAAAGTAAGAGTCGGTGATGTCGCAGGTCTGGATAGCATAGCCGCTGAAGCGCGTTTAAGAGAACTGGAATCGCAGATAAAACAATTTAACAATGACATCCGCATTCAGCAACAGTCCTTAAGGCAGCTTACCGGCAGTGAAAGCGACTTATTTTCGGAACAGGGGCCCTTGGAAAAGCTGCCGATAAGTGCTTATGCCGCCGCAATCGAAAGTCATCCTCAAATACAACTGCAACAGCAAAATGTTGCCATCGCGGATGCGGGATTACGACTGCAAAAACAATCGCGCTACCCGGATTTTGAAGGACGGTTTTTCTCTCAGCGGCTTTATGGTATACAAAACCCTTATTCAGGATTTTCTGTAACTGCCCGGATTCCCATTTTCACCAGGGGTTACCGTACGATGATCAAAGCGGCAGAAATTGAGAAAAATGTTCAGGAGCAGCAATTAAACCTGGAAAGGCTTAATCTGAATACGGCTTACTTACAGGCTGTACAAAAGCTTGAGCGATCAAAAGCAAGCTTGACTTTTTATGAAACTACCGGCCTGAAGCAGGCCAATGCGATTGTAGCGGCGGCAACGTTGGCCTACCGTTCAGGCGAAATAGGCTTTGCCGAACTATCGCAGTTTATTACCCAGGCGATAGACATTCAACGAAATTATTTGGATGTTTTGAATGACTACAATCAAGCGGTTATCGAAGTAAATTATTATATCAATCAATAG
- a CDS encoding efflux RND transporter periplasmic adaptor subunit: protein MKAITIVYFLLALTLFTACTNSKDKGGSPEKTEAAKDTAAPVADNPDNVELTDEQMKAIGIELGHIEPRGITSSFKVNGVLEVPNQFKAKVTSSFNGIVRTLTIVPGSLVRKGQSIGTIVNPDLVNMQQQYLTVNTKLNLAKLEYDRQKTLVTGNAGARKNLQQAESDLKTLDTEKDALYTQLSTLGISPESVASGKITSSLAVRAPVTGTVSKVSAEIGTYTDANTVIAEIVNNDRLQAKLFMYEKDLPKIHLNQTIRFNITNNPAREQQAVINAIGTAFEDGSTTIAVRAGVLGDKKGMIEGMSINAMVNVGNAVVPSLPDEAIVTYQGQDYIFVQVSEQGNNEKTSSESKGKPAKSSVTAAEANERKEPRLSFKRVKVVKGASNMGYTEIKLLEEISPTAKVITKGAFFALGKMTNAGEEGE from the coding sequence ATGAAAGCAATTACTATAGTATATTTTCTGCTGGCCTTGACCCTTTTCACGGCCTGTACCAATAGCAAAGATAAAGGCGGCTCTCCGGAGAAAACTGAAGCGGCAAAGGACACCGCTGCACCTGTTGCGGATAACCCGGACAACGTTGAACTTACCGACGAGCAGATGAAAGCCATCGGTATCGAACTGGGCCATATCGAACCGCGGGGGATAACTTCCTCTTTTAAAGTGAACGGTGTTTTAGAAGTCCCAAATCAATTTAAAGCTAAAGTCACCTCATCCTTCAACGGTATCGTTCGTACCCTCACGATAGTACCGGGTAGCCTTGTCCGAAAAGGCCAATCTATCGGCACTATTGTCAACCCGGATCTGGTCAATATGCAGCAACAATATTTAACCGTCAATACTAAGCTCAACCTGGCTAAACTGGAATATGACCGGCAAAAGACTCTCGTTACCGGAAATGCCGGTGCCCGAAAGAACCTGCAGCAGGCGGAGAGTGATCTTAAAACATTGGATACAGAAAAAGATGCGCTGTATACTCAGTTGTCAACCTTGGGCATTTCGCCGGAGAGCGTCGCAAGCGGCAAGATCACTTCCAGCTTAGCTGTCAGGGCACCGGTAACCGGCACCGTCAGCAAGGTAAGCGCAGAGATCGGTACCTACACGGATGCGAACACCGTCATAGCGGAAATAGTTAATAATGACCGCTTACAGGCAAAATTGTTTATGTATGAAAAAGACCTGCCTAAGATCCACCTAAATCAAACTATCCGTTTTAATATAACGAATAACCCTGCCAGGGAACAGCAGGCCGTTATCAACGCCATTGGGACGGCCTTTGAAGACGGCTCCACGACCATTGCAGTAAGGGCAGGTGTGCTAGGGGACAAAAAGGGCATGATTGAAGGCATGAGCATCAATGCAATGGTGAATGTGGGTAATGCTGTGGTGCCTTCGCTGCCGGATGAAGCCATTGTGACCTATCAGGGCCAGGACTACATTTTTGTTCAAGTGAGCGAACAGGGCAATAATGAAAAGACGTCAAGCGAATCCAAAGGAAAACCGGCAAAAAGTTCCGTGACAGCGGCGGAAGCAAATGAACGGAAAGAACCCAGATTGTCCTTCAAAAGGGTGAAGGTGGTGAAGGGTGCAAGTAATATGGGCTATACAGAAATAAAGCTGCTGGAAGAAATATCACCAACTGCGAAAGTTATTACCAAAGGGGCATTTTTTGCCTTAGGCAAAATGACCAACGCGGGCGAGGAGGGCGAATAA
- a CDS encoding MgtC/SapB family protein, whose product MKILDMDMNFELVMVGKLFVAFIFGAFIGYDREKQGADAGIRTYAAICFGSTLFTAIADSFNDITSASRIIANIIIGIGFLGAGIISKNEGANGAYGLTSAATVWCTAAVGVTVGLDMFIIAVVASCMLYFLLSLDRQLWYKRWKEKIKIKAAN is encoded by the coding sequence ATGAAAATTTTAGATATGGATATGAATTTCGAACTCGTCATGGTGGGTAAACTTTTTGTAGCCTTTATTTTTGGCGCTTTCATAGGTTATGACCGGGAAAAACAAGGAGCCGATGCGGGTATCCGTACTTACGCCGCCATCTGTTTCGGTTCTACCCTGTTTACCGCTATAGCAGACAGTTTTAATGACATTACTTCTGCCTCCCGGATCATTGCCAACATCATTATCGGTATTGGTTTTTTAGGCGCTGGTATTATTTCCAAAAACGAAGGTGCTAACGGGGCGTATGGCTTAACTTCCGCAGCAACAGTTTGGTGTACAGCAGCAGTTGGTGTTACTGTGGGATTGGACATGTTTATCATTGCCGTGGTAGCCTCGTGCATGCTATACTTTCTGCTGTCTCTGGACAGGCAATTATGGTATAAACGATGGAAGGAAAAAATAAAAATTAAAGCCGCTAACTGA
- a CDS encoding diacylglycerol/lipid kinase family protein — translation MNSLLGFKILFIINPGSGCKDIDWHTIIKNFFKTSDHAIELFQLTVPCHPESIQEKIKSYLPDKVVAVGGDGTVKMVAQYLQETQIPLGIIPAGSANGLAKELMIPEDPIQALDVIVTGGTKRVHLVRINDHLCIHLSDIGFNAYMIKKFDTGNDRGMWGYVKASWKVFWNKPTVRVTIQTDSTSIKRYAAMIVIANATRYGTGALINPIGRLDDEVFEVIILKRISIAEIFKMMITHTPYDYRKTEILQTKTLFIQMEKTAHFQVDGEYLGVLNQIRAHILPNALTVIIP, via the coding sequence ATGAATAGCCTCTTAGGTTTCAAAATATTATTTATAATCAATCCCGGGTCTGGGTGCAAGGACATAGACTGGCATACCATTATTAAAAACTTTTTTAAAACTTCCGATCATGCCATTGAATTATTTCAGCTAACCGTCCCCTGTCATCCCGAAAGCATTCAGGAAAAGATTAAGAGTTACCTACCGGATAAAGTTGTCGCTGTGGGTGGCGACGGAACGGTTAAAATGGTGGCGCAATATTTACAAGAAACGCAAATCCCGCTGGGTATTATACCGGCAGGCTCTGCTAACGGCCTGGCGAAAGAACTGATGATACCGGAAGATCCCATCCAAGCCCTTGACGTCATTGTAACAGGCGGAACGAAGCGCGTACACCTTGTCAGAATCAATGATCATCTGTGTATCCATTTAAGCGATATAGGATTCAATGCATACATGATAAAAAAGTTCGACACCGGTAACGACCGCGGAATGTGGGGCTATGTGAAAGCATCGTGGAAAGTCTTTTGGAATAAGCCCACCGTTCGCGTAACCATTCAGACCGATAGCACCTCTATCAAAAGGTATGCAGCAATGATTGTGATCGCAAACGCGACCCGATATGGTACAGGGGCGTTGATCAACCCAATCGGCAGGCTGGATGATGAGGTTTTTGAGGTGATCATTCTCAAAAGGATTTCAATAGCTGAGATCTTTAAAATGATGATCACACACACGCCCTATGATTATAGAAAAACGGAGATCCTGCAAACCAAAACATTGTTTATTCAAATGGAGAAAACCGCTCATTTTCAAGTTGACGGGGAATATTTAGGGGTCTTAAATCAAATCAGGGCACATATATTGCCAAATGCTTTGACGGTGATCATCCCTTAA